In Eschrichtius robustus isolate mEscRob2 chromosome 2, mEscRob2.pri, whole genome shotgun sequence, a single window of DNA contains:
- the TMEM205 gene encoding transmembrane protein 205, translating into MEEGGNPENLTKVVHLLVLSGAWGMQMWVTFVSGFLLFRGLPRHTFGLVQSKLFPFYFHISMGCAFVNLCILASQRAGAQLTSWEASQLCLLLLSLMLATINARWLEPRTTAAMWALQTMEKERGLGGEVLGSHQGSDPYRQLREKDPKYSALRQIFFRYHGLSSICNLGCLLSNGLHLVGLALGLRSL; encoded by the exons ATGGAGGAAGGTGGGAACCCGGAAAACCTGACTAAGGTGGTTCATCTACTGGTCTTGTCAGGGGCCTGGGGCATGCAAATGTGGGTGACCTTCGTCTCAG GCTTCCTGCTTTTCCGAGGCCTTCCCCGACATACCTTCGGCCTGGTGCAGAGCAAACTCTTCCCTTTCTACTTTCACATCTCCATGGGCTGTGCCTTCGTCAACCTCTGCATCTTGGCCTCACAGCgtgctggggctcagctcacatcCTGGGAGGCCAGCCAG CTCTGCTTGCTGCTCCTGAGCCTCATGCTGGCCACCATCAACGCCCGCTGGCTGGAGCCCCGCACCACGGCCGCCATGTGGGCCCTGCAGACCATGGAGAAGGAGCGGGGCCTGGGCGGGGAGGTGCTGGGCAGCCACCAGGGCTCAGACCCCTATCGCCAGCTGCGGGAGAAGGACCCCAAGTACAGTGCCCTCCGCCAGATCTTCTTCCGCTACCATGGCCTATCCTCCATTTGCAATCTGGGCTGCCTCCTGAGCAATGGGCTTCATCTTGTAGGCCTCGCCCTGGGCCTCAGGAGCCTCTAG